The DNA segment AGGTGGTCGAGCAAGCGCAGTTGCGCACTGTCGCTGCCCCGTTGTTGCATGGCATCAAGCAATCGCGTGGCCGCTCTTCTGTGCGTCGGGCGTGCTTGTAGCGCCTGTTCGTAGAGGGCCTCGGCTTCGCGCACTGCGCCAGCCCGCTGGGCCGCGTCGGCTGCCTGCATGTAGGCTTCCGCAGCCGCGTTTCGATCCCTCGCGCGGTGCGCCCAGTCGCTCAACAGGCGCGACACCGCGGCGTACTCGCCTCGCCGCACGAGAAAGGTGCGCAGCTCGGTGATCGTCTCGGCGTCGAGGCTGCCGCCCTGACAACGGCACCACAGAGCACGCGTGCGTGGATCGTAGCGTCGCACGCCCTGTTGACGCAGCCAAGCTTGGTTCGCGCTTCCGTTGGGCCGCAAGGCCCTGAGCCGAGGAGTCTTCATAGCGCCCTCATCCAGCAAGCAACCCGCCGTGCATGACCTCGCACCTCCCCCTTGTAGCGCGTTTTTCTCCATTCCCAAGTTTCGGACGAGAAACAGTTTCGTGGCAGGGGCGGCTAGCGCTTCCGACGGTCTTGCCGGATCACCACCGCTACACGCGATAGTCAGCCGTGGGGCTCGGTTCCGGGCCGCTTCGGCGAGGCTTCAGCCATCCGGGCGCAGTAGCGGTACGTGACGACGCCGGGCGGTCCTTCAACCGGTTGCCCGCCGAGCCGTTCGGCCAGCGCGATCGCTCGCTGGTTGGCCGGGTCGATGTAGCTCGCAAGCGCGCGAAGCCGTGTGTTGGCGAAGGCCCAATCGCGCATGGCCGCCCCGGCCTCGAAGGCGTAGCCGCGACCTTCGGCAGCGGCGGGCGCACGTGCTGTCGAAACGGTCCCACGAGGCGAGCGGCCCCCGGAATCGTTGAAGAACCTCCCCTACTCTTGCACCAGCATGTAGCCAAGCTACTAAGGGCCCGCGGAGGAACAACTCATCCATTTCGCCGGTTCTGACCACCGCCCAGTCCTCACCGAAACACCCGAGTTATTCTTCCGCGGGCCCTAGGCCGAGAAGGCGCCGCGGGGGGGCGGTGGCGGCAGCACGAGGGCCTGGTCCTGCCTTGGCGCCGTTGGTTGGCTTCGGTCGCGACGCCGTCTCAGGCCGGTGCCCGCGTCCGAGCGTTGCGAGCCGTACCGGAGCAAGGCGCGCTCCGAGTCGAGTTTCTCTGCAGCCAGCCCGCGCACGAGCCTGCCGAGCACACGCTGTGACGCCAAGCCCGCTCCCTGCTCGGCTACCAGCTCGAGCGCTTGTGCGAAATCGTCGGCGTTCTGGAACCGCATCGCGGGGGAACGAGACAAGGCCCGTAGGGTCAACGCATCGTAGGGCGCCAGCTCGGGATAGAAACGCGACGGCGCAGGCACGGCCGACCGGCACAGCCGGCGGACGACCGACCGTCGATCCCTGGCCGCGAACAGGCGTTTGCCGACCAGGCTCTCCCACAGCAGGATGCCGACGGTGAACAGATCGGAACGCTGGTCGAGACGCGAGCCCAGCGCTTGCTCGGGGGACATGTACGCGAGCTTGCCGGCCGTCGGCTGCCGGCGGGCTACCAACCGCACGCGAACCGCGGCTGCGGGGCCGGAGATCTGGGCGACGCCGAAGTCGGTAATCCGCGCGATACCGTCTTCCCCCAGCATGACGTTGTGGGGGGACAGATCGCGGTGTACGAGCCCGAACGGCCGCCCGAATTCGTCCTGTACGCGGTGTGCGGCGGCGAGTCCCGCTAGCACATCGGAGATGACTCTCAGCGCGTCCGAGACCCGAATACGCCGGCCGCGTCGCCCCGCGGCCCGAAGCAGGTTAAAGAGGTGATCGCCGGGGACGTAGTCCATCACCATGTAGCAGCCGGCCTGGGATCGGTCGCTGACGTCGACGGCCGACACCACGTTGGGGTGGCGGATCTGCGCGGCGACACGGGCTTCGTTCAAGAACCAGCGCACTGCGTCCGGATGGCGTTCGAGGTGCCGATGCAAGACCTTGACCGCAAACAGACGCTCGAACCCCCTCGCCCCTCGCCGGCGCCCCAGATACACGCTCGCCATGCCGCCGGATGCCAGTCGACCCATGATTTCGTAGGCTCCCAGGGTCCGCCCGCTCAACTCGTCATCAACCTGTGCGATTTGCCGTACGCCCGAGGAAGCGTTCGAGTCCTGTCGCATCCCGAGCGCCACCTCACGGCTCGTGTTCACCAGCGTTGCATTCACCCCCGGTCGCATGCTGCGACTCCTTCCTTGCCTGTAGTGCAGCCTTAGCGTACGCCGCAGGCACCCAGCAGCCGACTTGGGCGGTCTTGCGTTTGTGCCGGCACTCGCCTTGCCCCGCGCGGATGTGATAGCTGAACAGCTGGCGAATGCAAGCGCTTTTCGCCACATGGGTTATGTCTCGGATGCCTTGTGTACGCTAAGGGGACACTACGCTAAGACGGCAGTACGCTAAGACGGCAGGGGCGCCGGGCCCTCTAACTCGCGCGGGTTCGAGCGATCTCCGTGGTGGAGCGCCGATCGCCGTGGGTAGAAACCACCCCGCCTGAAACGATGAACGCCATGGCCTTGGTCTTGTCGATATCGAGCGCCTGTACCTGTTCGCGTGGGAACAACAAGAGATTCCCCGCGAAATTGTAGGATTGCGGGACGTAGACTGCTACGTGGCCGCCCAGACCCAGGGTGTCCAGGTCCTCGCGGGTCACGAACCCCATGATCTTGGCGCCGCCGTCAGGGGTAAGGGTGGCGGCCACGGGCCGGTCAAAGCTCCGCTCCTGATCCCCGACCAACGCTCCGATGAAGTCTCTTAGCGAGCTGTAGAGCAGCTTGAGCGGGGGGAACTTGGTCAGCAGTTCCTCGGCCGACTCGAAGAAACGCCTTGCAGCCACATTGGACGCCAGCGCACCGACGATCGTGATCACGGTAAGCGTGACCGCCGCCCCCAGGCCCGGCACCTCGAACTCGAGCATCAGGTTGTCCACGAACGAAAACAACGTGAAGACCACCCAAAGCGTGAAGGCGACCGGAGCCACGACCAGGCAGCCCTTGACGAAGTTCTTGAGCAGTCTGGTCAGCAGGTCGCGGCCAAACAGATGGCCAAACCGGAACGTCCTGGGTTTTCTGAGTTTCTTGAGTTTCTTCACGATTCCTCATCCTCGCGCTCGGAGGGCCCGAACGCTGGCACCATCCCACACCGAGCTCCGTGCGGCTTCAGAGCGCGGCGTGCCGCCGGGATCCTCTTCAGAGTATCCTCGATCGCCGTCGTCGTCGCGACCTGCCGAGGCGGCGGTCTTGCTAGTGTCCTGCGTCCCCGATTTCGTACAAGAGTCTGCGAGCGATTGGGGTCGCTCGGGCCGGCGAATCGACGCAGGCTGCGGTTCAATGTCGATGCAGTGAAGCGCTATTTCGAGGAGATAGTCAAAACCGTCCGGTCAGGACAGCCCGACACCCGCGTGTCAAACTGCGTCCATGGACGAGCGCGGTCGGCCGCTGCGATGGGCCTGCGCAGTGCTGGTGCTGATACCGCTCGTGTGGCACGCCGGAGCGCGCGCGGAGCAACTGGGCGAGGTGCAAGGCAGCGACGCGGCCCACCGAAAACGCCAGCGAAAGGTGCAGTTTCGGACGGCGGTGGGTCCCGTGCTTGCCTGGTCCCGAGAGCGCGCCGGAGGCGCCAGTCTGGACGCTTCGGGAAGCGGGCTCGGTATCAATGCGTCGCTGGGCGCAGCCCTGACCAAGGCACTATCGCTACAGATGGACCTGGTGTTCATCCATGTCCCGGGCAGCGACTACCACGTGGACGGGGAGCTGCTGTACGAGGATGCGGCCCTGAGCCTGGTTTGCTTCGGTTTGGGCGCCAGCTACCGGTTTCGGACGCAGGATGTCGTGGTTGCGGGGTCGTTGGGGCTCGCCCGGCTGGGCCTCGCCGCAGGCAGGATCCGAGCGGGTCGCTTGGACTTGCCTCACTTGGACCAGAACAGCGACGTTGGTGCAGGTGTGCATTTCGTGCTCGGTAAGCATTGGCGAATCAGCCAGGCTTGGGGGCTCGGAGCCAGCCTCGATGCGCTCTGGTTGAGCACGCGCTACCGGTTTCAGCACGCCAACGGCCGCATGCACACGTTTGCGCTCGGCTTGCTGCTGCGCGCGGCGTTCCGCTAGCCCATGTCCAACGGCTGGTTGATTTCGCGCCTGAACACCCGACTTCCATGGGCCTGAACGGTTACATTTCGGGTGGGCACGTTACCGACATCAGTGTTCCAGGGCCATGGGCTCATTGGCTATTGAATGACCTTTTGGGATCAATCAGTAGGCCTTTAGGATGCCAACCATCTTGGATCCAATTTTTTCCCCAGGCTACCCACAAAAAATACCCATTTACCCCACACAAGCCTGCTTGAAATGTTACACTGGCTCGGCAAGTCAACTTGAGCAGCGATACCGCCCAACAAACCGTGACGAACAACCGGGCGACGCATTGGTCGTAGGGGAGGTGAAACGATGGAATCAAACCCGTCTCAGAGTCTGCTGCATGCCGATCCACTCCGGTCGAGTGAGACAGATGAGGTTCCCATCCGCGGCAGCAACGCACCCCATCGGGCGCTAGCCCGCATGGGTCGCCAGTCCCCGGCCGCTCCATCGAGCCAGAACCGCATGCCCGATGGGCCCGCGCTAGGCGTCGCGTCCTCGTTTCCGGGTCGGGACTGGACCGGAACCGCCCGCGTGCTGGTCATTGATGACGAGCCCATGGTGCTGCGCTGCCTACAGCGCGCGTTGCGCGGACACGAGCTGGTTCTCGCTCTGGACGGCATCGCCGCGTTCGATCGGTTGGAGCACGATCGCCGCTTTGACGTGATCCTCTGCGATCTGGCCATGCCGCAGATGGGTGGGCGCAAACTGCATGCCATGATCAAGGGGCGATGGCCCGGGCTTGAGCAACGCATGGTGTTCATGACCGGCGGTGCATTGCCGGGCGACGACCGGTCGTTCATAGGAACGATCGACAATCGAAGAATCGACAAGCCTTTCGATGTGTCCGAGCTCCGAAGGCAGGTCATGGAGATCGCCCGGGACGTGGGCTCGTACCGGCCGCGGAACTCCTGAGGGCCGCGGGCCTAACCCATCAGGCCTTCCAGCGGCCCTCCCTTGACCGCGAGCCCTTCGAGCTTCTGTGTTACGGCCGCGTCCTCTTCGAGCGCAGGAGCATGGTGTTCCTTGACACGCGCATCGATCACGAGCGCGCCGCGACAGCCCCAATGCTTGTGGCGGATGGTTGCCTCGATGCCCCAGATGTCTCGTGCGGGATCGGAACGCGTAAACGTGACCCACAGGAAGTTATCGAGGTTGCGCGCTGTGAAGTCGCTGTCGTCCACCAGCACGATCCATGGGAAGGCGTTGATCGCGTCGCTCGCGCGGTAGCTCGTGCAGAAGCGATTCAGGCCAGGTTCAAGCTCGTGGCCGCCGGGCTGGCTCGCTCTGGGAGCACGCACGCTGAGCACCCCCGGGATGACCACCCGAGGCTCCGAGAAGCCCTCTGGCAGACGCAGGCCGGAAGGCAGTGCCGCCGGCAGCTTGCGAATTGCTTTTCCGACGGCGGCGATGACCAGCTTGGAGCCTCGATGCAGGCCCGCTCCGGAATAGTCGAGCGTGTCGATGGTGGTCTCAGTGTGAAAGTGCAGGTCGCGCTCCGCGCGGAAGCGCGACAGCACGTGGTCAAGAAAGGCGCCGATGTCGTGAAGGCCCGAAGGGAGCGCATCGTCGCGGGCCGCGATGACCACATACTTGGCCAGCGACATCTGTCCCTGCCCCAGGATCGCGTTGGCTTGCGTCAGCAGTTCTTGGGGCTGCGCGAGCTCGGCGTAGGGGCTGTAACGTTCGCTGCCCAACGCCAGCAACAGCGGGTGCACCCCTGCTGCGTCGACTGCGTGCACTGCGTGGACTCCGGGAATCAGCGCCGGGATCATGGGCTCGCTAAGCTCATGCACCAGCTTGCCGAAGACGGTGTCCTCTTGAGGGGGCCGCCCCACCGTCGTGAAGGGCCAGATGGGGTCATCGCGATGATGGACGCGCTGCACGGTCAGCACCGGGAAATCGTGCGCCAGGCTGTAGTAGCCCAAGTGGTCGCCGAAAGGGCCTTCCGGCAGCGTGCGTCCGGGTTCCACGTGTCCGACGAGGCAGAAGTCGGCATCGGCGTGAACCGGCAAGCCATCCGCAACCGGCGCCATGCGGACGCGGCGTCGCGACAGGGCGCCTGCAAAGCCGAGCTCGGACATGCCTTCCGGCAAGGGCATGACGGCCGCGAGCGTCATCGCCGGCGGTCCACCCACGAACACGTTTACGGGCAGGGTCTGCCCGCGTCGCAGGGCTGCTTCGTGGTGCACACCGATGCCGCGGTGGATCTGGTAGTGAAGGCCCACCTCGCGATCACCTTGGTAGTGACCTCCCGAGAGTTGAATCCGGTACATCCCGAGGTTGGAGGCATGGAGGCCTGGACGCTCCGGGTGCTCGCTGTAGACCTGGGGCAGCGTGATGAAGGCTCCGCCGTCCCGCGGCCATGACTGCACGTGCGGCAGCTCGCTCACGCGCATCGTGTGCTTGAGCACGGGAGCGCGCGCAGTGCGCCGCGGCAGCATGCGCAGTGCCGTCAGGGGCACACCGAGGTAGCGCCAAGGTTGACGTACAAGCCGGGTCGGGTCGACGCGCAGCTCGATCAGGCGCTCCACCGCGCGCAGCGAGTCGCGAAACATGAAGCGCGCCCGCTCCAACGTGCCAAAGAGGTTGCATACCAGCGGGAAGCGACAGCCTTTGACGTTGGTAAACAGCAGTGCGGGCCCGCCGGCTCGATAGGCGCTGCGCTGAAGGGCAGCCAGCTCCAAAAAGGGGTCGAGCTCGACATCCACACGACGCAAGTGACCGTGGCTCTGCAAATCGCGAACGCAGGCTGCGAGCGAAGCGTAGCCCATGACGTCCAGCGCCGTGGCACGGTTGGGGCCGCGATGCAAGCCGCCTTGCGTCCCAGGACCGAGCACGCTATAAGCGCGCCCATGTTGCGGACCGGCCTTGGCGGCTCTGTTGCCTTTTTGTTTACCCCCACCCCGCCGGGAGGTCCGTTCAGGTTCAGCTAACAGCAGGGCACAACGCTGACAGTAGGAAGGACCTCCCGCGCGGGAGGTTTTTTTTTGCCGTCAAGGGTTCGCCTGCCGAGGAGAGAGCGCGATGTCTGAATCGAGCCCTGTTTCGTCGAAAGCCAATCCGAGTGCAGCCTTGGATTCGCTGCGCATCGAGCTCGACAGCTTGGATGGATCGCTGCTCGAAAGCCTGGCCCAGCGCCGCGAGCTGAGCCGGCGCATCGCCGAGCACAAGAGCAAGGCCACCGGACCTGCCCGGGATCAAGAGCGAGAGGCGCGTGTGCTGGCCGACCGCGTCCGAGCCGGACGCGCCTTGGGGCTGGACGCTCACTTCGTTACGCGGGTGTTTCACGCCGTGATCGAGGATTCGCTGCGTGTTCAGCACGATCAGTTGAGCGCGGAGCAGGCGGGCACCCAGCGCACCTCGCTGCGTTTGTGCGGCCTGGGCAGCCAGGGCTCGTACAGTCATGCGGCTGCCGAGCGCCACTTCTCGCGCCAAACGACCGGCTGGTCCTATGCGGGTTGTAACAGCTTGCGCCGGATCTTCGAGCAGGTGGCCCGCGGTGAAGCAGAGCAGGGGGTGGCTCCGATCGAAAATACGATCACCGGCAGCATCAACGAAGCCTACGACCTGTTGCTCGAGCACGGGCTTTCGATCGTCGGCGAAGAGAGGATGCCCATCCGCCATTGCTTGCTCGGGCTACAAGGAGCCGACAGGTCCCAGCTCAGGCTACTGCACGCCCACCCGCAGGCCCTGGCCCAATGCAGGCATTTCGTCGACGCGCTGGCCGGGTGCCAGGTGCAGTACGCAACGAGCGCTTCGGATGCGGTGCAGGCGATTGCGGGCGACAAGCGGGCTGCAGCGATCGCCTCGGCGGAGGCTGCGGCACACTTCGGGGTGGAGGTGCTGGTCGAAAACATCGCCGACCAGCGCGACAACTACACGCGTTTCATTTTCGTTGCTCGCAGACCGCTTCCCGTGCCGAAGCAGCTTCCCTGCAAGACCTCGCTCGTGATCTCGACGGCCCAGAAACCCGCCTCCCTGGTGCAGGCGCTCTTGGTCTTCCGCAAGCACGGCATCAACCTGGCCAAGCTGGAGTCGCGCCCGATTCCGGGCAACGCCTGGGAGGAGATGTTCTACCTCGACCTGGACGGCAATCCAGCCGCCGACTCCGTGGGGCAGGCGCTCGAAGAGCTGAGCAAGGTGACTCGTTTCGTGCGCTTTCTTGGCAGCTACGCCTCGAGCGATCTGCCGCCTACCACGCTGCAGCCGGCGGTATTGGCGACCGCAGAGGTGTCCAGCGCCGCCACGATCGCAGACACGCCGCCGGGGCCGACATCCGCCCACAAACCCACTTCCAAGCGCAAGTCGAGCGCCTACCGGCTCGCGAGCCGCGAGCACAAGCAGCAGGACACGGTGCTGTCGGCGGCCGGCGTCGAAATCGGGGGCCCGGACTTTGTCGTAATCGCCGGTCCGTGCGCCGTTGAAACCCGTGAACAGGTCATGACCTGCGCGCGCCACGCGCGCGAGCACGGCGTGGCGATTCTCCGGGGAGGTTGCTTCAAGCCTCGCACCTCGCCGTACAGCTTCCAGGGCCTCGGGCTCGAGGGGCTCGATTACTTGGCGGAGGCAGGCAAGACCTACGGCATGCCCATCGTGACCGAGGTGATGGACACGCATCAGGTGGAAGCCGTGGCGCGCCAGGCGGACATCCTGCAGGTTGGAGCACGCAACATGCAGAACTTTTCGTTGCTGCGCGCCGTGGGGCAGGTGCACCGTCCGGTGATGCTCAAGCGCGGGTTGATGGCGTCCATCGATGAGCTGCTGCAGGCAGCCGAATACATCCTGTCGCAAGGCAATCAGCAGGTGTTTCTTTGCGAGCGCGGGATCCGCACGTTCGAGACCTCGACGCGCAACACCCTCGACCTGAGCGCGGTGCCGATTCTGCAGGAGCGCACGC comes from the Pseudomonadota bacterium genome and includes:
- a CDS encoding GNAT family N-acetyltransferase, with the translated sequence MRDWAFANTRLRALASYIDPANQRAIALAERLGGQPVEGPPGVVTYRYCARMAEASPKRPGTEPHG
- a CDS encoding serine/threonine protein kinase, whose protein sequence is MRPGVNATLVNTSREVALGMRQDSNASSGVRQIAQVDDELSGRTLGAYEIMGRLASGGMASVYLGRRRGARGFERLFAVKVLHRHLERHPDAVRWFLNEARVAAQIRHPNVVSAVDVSDRSQAGCYMVMDYVPGDHLFNLLRAAGRRGRRIRVSDALRVISDVLAGLAAAHRVQDEFGRPFGLVHRDLSPHNVMLGEDGIARITDFGVAQISGPAAAVRVRLVARRQPTAGKLAYMSPEQALGSRLDQRSDLFTVGILLWESLVGKRLFAARDRRSVVRRLCRSAVPAPSRFYPELAPYDALTLRALSRSPAMRFQNADDFAQALELVAEQGAGLASQRVLGRLVRGLAAEKLDSERALLRYGSQRSDAGTGLRRRRDRSQPTAPRQDQALVLPPPPPRGAFSA
- a CDS encoding DUF502 domain-containing protein; amino-acid sequence: MKKLKKLRKPRTFRFGHLFGRDLLTRLLKNFVKGCLVVAPVAFTLWVVFTLFSFVDNLMLEFEVPGLGAAVTLTVITIVGALASNVAARRFFESAEELLTKFPPLKLLYSSLRDFIGALVGDQERSFDRPVAATLTPDGGAKIMGFVTREDLDTLGLGGHVAVYVPQSYNFAGNLLLFPREQVQALDIDKTKAMAFIVSGGVVSTHGDRRSTTEIARTRAS
- a CDS encoding response regulator, which produces MESNPSQSLLHADPLRSSETDEVPIRGSNAPHRALARMGRQSPAAPSSQNRMPDGPALGVASSFPGRDWTGTARVLVIDDEPMVLRCLQRALRGHELVLALDGIAAFDRLEHDRRFDVILCDLAMPQMGGRKLHAMIKGRWPGLEQRMVFMTGGALPGDDRSFIGTIDNRRIDKPFDVSELRRQVMEIARDVGSYRPRNS
- a CDS encoding UbiD family decarboxylase; translation: MGYASLAACVRDLQSHGHLRRVDVELDPFLELAALQRSAYRAGGPALLFTNVKGCRFPLVCNLFGTLERARFMFRDSLRAVERLIELRVDPTRLVRQPWRYLGVPLTALRMLPRRTARAPVLKHTMRVSELPHVQSWPRDGGAFITLPQVYSEHPERPGLHASNLGMYRIQLSGGHYQGDREVGLHYQIHRGIGVHHEAALRRGQTLPVNVFVGGPPAMTLAAVMPLPEGMSELGFAGALSRRRVRMAPVADGLPVHADADFCLVGHVEPGRTLPEGPFGDHLGYYSLAHDFPVLTVQRVHHRDDPIWPFTTVGRPPQEDTVFGKLVHELSEPMIPALIPGVHAVHAVDAAGVHPLLLALGSERYSPYAELAQPQELLTQANAILGQGQMSLAKYVVIAARDDALPSGLHDIGAFLDHVLSRFRAERDLHFHTETTIDTLDYSGAGLHRGSKLVIAAVGKAIRKLPAALPSGLRLPEGFSEPRVVIPGVLSVRAPRASQPGGHELEPGLNRFCTSYRASDAINAFPWIVLVDDSDFTARNLDNFLWVTFTRSDPARDIWGIEATIRHKHWGCRGALVIDARVKEHHAPALEEDAAVTQKLEGLAVKGGPLEGLMG
- a CDS encoding bifunctional 3-deoxy-7-phosphoheptulonate synthase/chorismate mutase, with protein sequence MSESSPVSSKANPSAALDSLRIELDSLDGSLLESLAQRRELSRRIAEHKSKATGPARDQEREARVLADRVRAGRALGLDAHFVTRVFHAVIEDSLRVQHDQLSAEQAGTQRTSLRLCGLGSQGSYSHAAAERHFSRQTTGWSYAGCNSLRRIFEQVARGEAEQGVAPIENTITGSINEAYDLLLEHGLSIVGEERMPIRHCLLGLQGADRSQLRLLHAHPQALAQCRHFVDALAGCQVQYATSASDAVQAIAGDKRAAAIASAEAAAHFGVEVLVENIADQRDNYTRFIFVARRPLPVPKQLPCKTSLVISTAQKPASLVQALLVFRKHGINLAKLESRPIPGNAWEEMFYLDLDGNPAADSVGQALEELSKVTRFVRFLGSYASSDLPPTTLQPAVLATAEVSSAATIADTPPGPTSAHKPTSKRKSSAYRLASREHKQQDTVLSAAGVEIGGPDFVVIAGPCAVETREQVMTCARHAREHGVAILRGGCFKPRTSPYSFQGLGLEGLDYLAEAGKTYGMPIVTEVMDTHQVEAVARQADILQVGARNMQNFSLLRAVGQVHRPVMLKRGLMASIDELLQAAEYILSQGNQQVFLCERGIRTFETSTRNTLDLSAVPILQERTHLPVIIDPSHAVGRRDLVPPLARAAQAVGAHGVMVEFHPRPEEALSDGPQALRFPQLAALMRDLYRDRPAPVTPSQTSQAT